One genomic region from Octopus sinensis linkage group LG13, ASM634580v1, whole genome shotgun sequence encodes:
- the LOC115218659 gene encoding V-type proton ATPase 16 kDa proteolipid subunit, whose translation MASEDAPIYAPFFGVMGATSAMVFSALGAAYGTAKSGTGIAAMSVMRPELIMKSIIPVVMAGILAIYGLVVAVLIANNIKQGYKLFKAFVHLGAGLSVGLSGLAAGFAIGIVGDAGVRGTAQQPRLFVGMILILIFAEVLGLYGLIVALILSTRE comes from the exons ATGGCTAGCGAAGATGCTCCAATTTATGCGCCGTTTTTTGGTGTAATGGGTGCCACATCAGCAATGGTATTTAGTG CACTTGGTGCTGCCTATGGCACAGCCAAGTCCGGCACAGGTATTGCAGCCATGTCTGTCATGCGTCCAGAGTTGATTATGAAATCCATCATTCCAGTTGTCATGGCTGGTATCCTTGCCATTTATGGTTTGGTTGTGGCTGTCCTTATTGCTAACAATATCAAACAGGGCTACAAGCTGTTCAA GGCTTTTGTTCATTTAGGTGCTGGTCTAAGTGTCGGTTTGAGTGGATTAGCTGCTGGGTTTGCTATTGGCATAGTTGGAGATGCTGGCGTGCGAGGAACAGCTCAACAACCCAGGTTGTTTGTCGGAATGATTCTTATTCTCATTTTTGCTGAAGTATTGGGACTCTACGGATTGATTGTTGCGTTGATTCTTTCAACACGTGAATGA